Proteins encoded together in one Maricaulis maris window:
- a CDS encoding DUF3089 domain-containing protein, producing MLANPITIARWMIVAGIAGLLVIAALASWFLRDQIFQTFQDPGEPFQTYTPPPGVDYAEAEAWYATGTFSDRDEPAVFFVHPTTYSGGANWNAQLDKASANRAVTEIAMPNYAAPFARSGVLFAPRYRQAALYAFMNNREDSVQARLFAYQDIERAFDSFLERIGTERPIILAGVGQGGFHTLGLLLNRVSEAPALRDRLVAAYIIDTPVPLDLFAEALAATPPCETPEDVRCVYGYGYAQPDEDDRIRILTERTMSWTPQRDLAFVEGRGLLCVNPILGTRSSEYASARQHRGGVAAEGLPPDTTPAPIPGQTGAQCADGILFVDEPRHRDLQRPHRLAEDFREPPFNLFYEDLRIDVAQRAFALTSILQEERRWAPPLQIIEEVEDAPVVRIPDRREF from the coding sequence ATGCTCGCGAACCCGATCACGATCGCGCGGTGGATGATTGTCGCCGGCATTGCCGGGCTGCTGGTCATTGCCGCCCTGGCGAGCTGGTTCCTGCGCGACCAGATTTTCCAGACATTCCAGGACCCGGGCGAGCCTTTCCAGACCTATACCCCGCCCCCCGGTGTCGACTATGCCGAGGCCGAAGCCTGGTATGCGACCGGCACGTTCAGCGATCGTGACGAGCCGGCCGTCTTCTTCGTGCACCCCACGACCTATTCCGGCGGCGCGAACTGGAATGCCCAGCTCGACAAGGCCAGCGCCAATCGCGCCGTGACCGAGATTGCGATGCCGAACTATGCCGCGCCCTTCGCCCGGTCGGGGGTGTTGTTCGCCCCGCGTTATCGGCAGGCCGCGCTGTACGCCTTCATGAACAATCGCGAGGACAGCGTCCAGGCACGGCTGTTTGCCTATCAGGATATCGAGCGGGCCTTCGATTCATTCCTCGAGCGGATCGGGACCGAAAGGCCGATCATTCTGGCCGGGGTTGGCCAGGGCGGGTTCCACACGCTCGGCCTCCTGCTCAACCGGGTGTCGGAAGCCCCGGCCCTGCGGGATCGCCTGGTCGCGGCTTACATCATCGACACACCGGTGCCGCTCGATCTCTTCGCCGAGGCGCTCGCCGCGACCCCGCCCTGCGAGACGCCGGAAGATGTCCGGTGCGTCTATGGTTATGGCTATGCGCAGCCGGACGAGGACGACCGGATCCGGATCCTGACGGAGCGCACGATGAGCTGGACGCCGCAGCGCGACCTGGCCTTCGTCGAAGGGCGGGGCCTGCTCTGCGTCAATCCCATTCTGGGCACGCGCTCCAGCGAATATGCCTCGGCCCGCCAGCATCGCGGCGGCGTCGCGGCCGAGGGCCTGCCCCCGGACACGACCCCGGCCCCGATCCCGGGCCAGACCGGCGCCCAGTGCGCCGATGGCATCCTGTTTGTGGACGAGCCGCGTCATCGCGATCTGCAAAGACCGCACCGGCTGGCGGAAGATTTCCGCGAGCCACCGTTCAACCTCTTCTATGAGGATCTGCGCATTGATGTGGCCCAGCGTGCCTTTGCGCTGACCAGCATCCTGCAGGAAGAGCGACGCTGGGCGCCGCCGCTTCAGATCATCGAGGAGGTCGAGGACGCGCCGGTGGTTCGGATCCCGGACCGGCGCGAATTCTGA
- a CDS encoding DUF502 domain-containing protein, which translates to MFRWLRNSFLTGIVIATPLGVTFYLIVSFVGFVDNVVKPLIPARYNPETYLPADFTIPGLGVLIAVLLLTALGALAANIFGRTLFGIGDRILNGVPLVRNVYGALKQIMETVFSGKANSFKEVVLIEYPMKGLYVVAFVSAHGQGDLKRKISEDVVALFVPTTPNPTSGFLLYTPRSNTIHVDMTVEEAAKLIISFGMVTPDKLPDEVKATLPPEVTGQG; encoded by the coding sequence ATGTTTCGCTGGCTTCGCAACAGTTTCCTAACCGGCATCGTGATCGCCACGCCCCTCGGCGTGACCTTCTACCTGATCGTGTCATTCGTCGGCTTCGTCGACAATGTGGTCAAGCCCCTGATCCCGGCCCGCTACAATCCGGAGACCTATCTGCCCGCCGATTTCACCATTCCGGGCCTCGGCGTGCTGATCGCGGTGCTGCTGCTCACGGCGCTCGGCGCCCTGGCGGCCAACATTTTCGGCCGGACCCTGTTCGGGATTGGCGACCGCATCCTCAACGGCGTGCCGCTGGTGCGCAATGTCTATGGCGCGCTGAAGCAGATCATGGAGACCGTGTTTTCCGGAAAAGCCAATTCCTTCAAGGAAGTGGTGCTGATCGAATATCCGATGAAAGGGCTCTATGTCGTCGCCTTCGTGTCGGCGCACGGCCAAGGCGACCTGAAGCGCAAGATCAGCGAGGATGTGGTCGCGTTGTTTGTCCCGACCACGCCCAACCCGACCTCCGGCTTTTTGCTCTACACCCCGCGTTCCAACACGATCCATGTCGATATGACCGTCGAGGAAGCGGCCAAGCTGATCATCTCTTTCGGCATGGTGACGCCGGACAAATTGCCCGACGAGGTCAAGGCGACCCTGCCGCCGGAAGTCACCGGGCAGGGCTAG